The following is a genomic window from Gemmatimonadota bacterium.
TGGAGATCGCCCTGGTCGGCGCCAGGGAGGACGCCGCCACGCGGGCGATGCTGGACCTGATAGACGGCACGTTCCTGCCGAACAAGGTCGTGGCCCTGCACGATCCGTCCGGGGACGACAGCCGTGCCGGAGAACTTATCCCGCTCCTTGCCAACCGGCCGCAGATCGACGGCGCGACCACGGCCTACGTCTGCGAACAGTTCGTGTGCCAGCAGCCCGTGACCACCGTAGACGGGCTGGCCAAACTGCTTTCAGTCAATCCCCAGTAGTCGGGCTACGGCGCCCTTGCCCGCGGCCTGCTCGCGGGTGTAGTGCGCGGGCATCTGGCTGTCGGTCCAGCGTCCGGCGTTCTGCAATTCCACCAGGGTCGCGCCGCGCTGCGCGAGTTCCTGGGCAGTTCCGATGCGAAGACTGTGCCCGCTCACGCCCTTGATGCCGACCAGCTCCGCGGCGGCCTTGATAGCCAGCCGGGCGCCGTCCACCGTCAGCCGGGCATCGCTCATCCGGTCGCCCTTCAGCATCCGGCGAAAGAGAGGCCCCTCCGTGTAACCGGCTTTCTGCTGCAACTGCTGGATGGTTTCGACGGTCCGGGCGGTCAGAAAGAGGCTGGCGCCCTTCCCCTCCTGGTCGGTCTTGCTTTGAAGCAACAGGAGCCGCCCACTTCCGTCGAACTCGGTGGTGATGTGCTCGCAGTCGATGGCGACGGCTTCCCCGATCCTCAACAGGGCATCGCTCATTACACGAAACAGCGCAGCGTCACGCAGTCCGGCCAGGGTGTCGGTGGCGACGGCGTTCTGCACCATGATCTTGACCGTCTCGCGGGTCAATCCCGTTACCTGGCCGCGGCCCCGGTTTCTACCTTCGCGACGGATTCCGGCCAGCGTCCGGCTCGTCAACGGCCCCACGCTCGACGGCCGTCGATCCAGCTTCTCCCAGAAACGGACGGCCTGCACCACTACGGTTACAGAGGCCGGTGCAAGTCCCCGGGTATACAGGTACGCCAGATAGCCGGCCAGGGTAGTGTCGGTCAACGGCTGCCCATCCAGGTATTCGAACAACTTGCGCAATGCATCACCGTACGCCTTCGCCGTGTTCGGCGCGATGCTGGCTTCCAGCAACCTTGCGACATCGACGGATGATCGATCGGCCTTGTTGTCCAGGGCATGCTGTAAGGAGATGTTTTGTTGCATCGTACTTACTCAATACAAGAATTCCGACACACTCCCATGGGGGAGAGATCGCTGTTTACCTTAATTCGGACGAGACAGAGAGGATCCAGTATACTAACTCCTGTCAAATCCTGAAATGTTTGTTATTGTGATATAAATGGAGTGGTTCAACGTATTTCGGACGGGTGAGTTTTCAGGATCGATCCCGGTGCCGCAGGGCCGGGACGACCTTTCCCAGGAACGGATACGATCGGGTGTAGCGGTAGAATGCGGAGCACGTTAACCATTCACGCCAGTCTCCCTCTTGCCATTTCGTTAACTTTTTTGATAGTAAAGTACGCATGGTTTTCGGTACGGGTCAACTACTAAGTGATCGTTTATGTTTTTTTTGTGATTTAACTCCATATAAATATGAATAGACCGAGCGTAAGTGAGCGGCTGGCTTCGTCGTCTGAAGCTGGAAGCAGATGGGCACTACGCGCTAATGTTTGCTATGGGTATGGTTGGGTACGTCGGGTAGGTCGAGGACGTGAAACAGGATTGGATACAGCGGATATGAGAAAACGAGGATGTTGGACCAGCAAAGATCGTTGAACGCAGAAAAGCCCCGTACCTGCAACGGGGCTTTTCTTTTTATTGGGACCGATCGCCCTTTTCAGTGGCCGATGGCTCCTACTCAGGGCGAACGGGAAGTTGTAACGAAATGACCGAGACAAATGCAGGGCGGATCTGCTACGATGATGCTTGCCCTGTCGGGATAACTTCCGGGGGTCACTCGAAACTTGGTTTGATGGGGCGCCCGGGAAGGCACCCCATCTCACCGCAGGACTCTGTCAGCGCCCTGTCTACGGGACCCGGATTATCCCGATTAACCGTCGTCTGGCGTCGAGTCTATTACCTTCACGGTAAACCTCAGACGCGCCTCTCTCGCTCCTGTAGCCTTCAAGGATACGAAAGTTTGATATGTGCCTACTGCTACACCAGTACCAACAGAGGTTGGAGGTACAACCGTCACGGTGATAGTACCATCGGCGTTTGCGTCAGCGCCCGTAGCTCCTACACCCATGTTAGCGGCAGCGGTTCCATCCTCAGGCGCGGCAGGGGTGACCGCCAATGTCCAGGCCGTGATAAGATCATTTGAAACTATATCCCGGAGATTGACATCAAAAAGAGTTCCTGCGACTGGTGCACCAGCTTCGGTATAAGCGGGCGTATCCAACCCTTGATCCCAAACAAACTCGTTGCCATTGTTCGAGGCACTGGGATCAATAACTCTCGTGATGCTCTGACCTGTGACGTTGACAGCAATACTGCCACTCACGTCTTCCACCGTCGCCATAATCTCGGCGTCGCCGGGACCCTTGCCGGTGATCGTGCCGATGGCACCCATCATCACCAGCTTCTTCATAGCATCCTTCTTTTGCTCGACAGCGGCAACGGACTTGTCGGAACTCGACCAGGACCAATCAGAACGTGGTGCGATTACTTCGCCGTCTTCATCATGGGCCACGGCAGTTATTTCATTTACATACATCTCGCCAGCGGCCAAGTTGAGTGAACTAGGCGCCTCAGTGGCATCGTCATCTTCACCAATCATGAAAACGATCGTATCGATAGGCTTGGTAACGGTGACTTTGAGCTTACCGGCGATACCGGCCAATTCTGACGCAGCCGTGATTTCGGCCGAACCGACCCCGGC
Proteins encoded in this region:
- a CDS encoding tyrosine-type recombinase/integrase, coding for MQQNISLQHALDNKADRSSVDVARLLEASIAPNTAKAYGDALRKLFEYLDGQPLTDTTLAGYLAYLYTRGLAPASVTVVVQAVRFWEKLDRRPSSVGPLTSRTLAGIRREGRNRGRGQVTGLTRETVKIMVQNAVATDTLAGLRDAALFRVMSDALLRIGEAVAIDCEHITTEFDGSGRLLLLQSKTDQEGKGASLFLTARTVETIQQLQQKAGYTEGPLFRRMLKGDRMSDARLTVDGARLAIKAAAELVGIKGVSGHSLRIGTAQELAQRGATLVELQNAGRWTDSQMPAHYTREQAAGKGAVARLLGID